AACATTAATCGAGGCACATCAGCAAAGCAGGGAAGCTGCATGTAACCTCATGGTGACCATTGGATTAAGGTATTTAGATGAAGTGCTGGCTGTTACACTGGAGGATATGAAGAAAGGGTATCCATCCCATGTGTATATGGTAAAAGCATTGATAAGGCTGTCAACAGTCCATGTCCATGGGATGGTCCCTTTCATGAAGTCCATTCTAGAGATCATGATTCCTGTAATGATGGAAGTAACATCTGATTACAATAAATCAGTGTCTGCCGCAGCACTGGGGGCTTTTAGCAAGAACATCCTGCTGTATGAGGATAATGTAGAGACACAGCCACAGCCAACGGTGACAATAGAATCCTTCGCCAATGAAATGAACactgcctttgacctgctcttcaaTAAGTGGCTTGAGAAGGAGGAGTCTCCAATAAATATCGTAATAGTGGAGGCTCTGGGCTACACCACAGCTTTGATGCCCAAAGACAGCCTAGAGATCGAACTGCCAAGATTAATTCCTGGAATCCTGGCTCTGTATCGAATTCAGTCTGAACACCTTGCAATCACCCGTAGCCTGTCCCATATCATAGTTACTGCCATCAGTATTCGAAGTCAAAGTTTGAGAACACAGATGGAGGCTCTACTTAGTAACTTGCATGAAGAGCTTTGTGTTCCAGTGGATTGTGATAAGTGGCTTGTTGCAGAGAATCACAATCAGATCCTTGGCTGCTTCACCGTTCTCGCCCAGGATCATGTCAACTCACTCATGGAATTTCTTCTCCCCCAGCTGGAGACCAACAATCCACAAAATAGACAGGGAACACTAACTGTCCTCAAGCACCTTATCAGGGTTGTTCCTTCACAGTTGGAGAGCAGGAAGGTCCAGATTGTGGCTGGTTTGAAATCAGCACTTCGAGGCAACAACAACAACGACAACATAAAGAAGCTGATTGTGGAGACAATCGGTGCCATGGCCTATGAAGGGTTCCTCGATCTAGAGGGAGGAAGAACAATGGTGCAGTTTATCATCGAGCAGCATGTTCTCTCCACAGACTCCAGGAACCGAATCCCATTGGACAATGATGTTGATCTGGTTACCCATGAGGATTTGAGTGCACAGTGTGAAACCATGTTGTTTACCCTGACAGCTCTGGAGAGTATGGAGGATATACTCTGGCCCTTCCTGCTACAATTCATGACCTTGACTCAATACAGCAAAGGGCTAAAAATTCTCTCTCACTGCTTAATACAACTAGCAAAGAAGAAGCTGCAATCTGGAGATGagaattatttcttgatttataaagAGAAAGGAAATCTGCCCAGACCTCAGGCACTGCTGACTCGGCTTCTACTTATAGCTTGTTTTCCCCATGAGGGAGAAGGCCGTGGTTCTGCCGTACTGAGGTTACTTCAGGTCATGAGTTGCAATatccacccagcaacagtgaaggtatGGGAAGAGAAGATTCCATTGCTCGTTCAGGATTTGATGCAGAGTTCAGAGAAAAGCTTGCCCCAGCAAGAATGGGAGGAGAAATTGATCCTCTTCTTGTCTGAATCTCTGGAAGCAATTGATGACGAGCGATGGACCTGCCAGTTGAGAGATGACATAAACCAACAGATCACAATCTCCCATAGTTATCCACAGCAGAAGGGCTTTCTATTCAAATGTCTTGGGATGGTGCTGCAGCACACAAAGAGCACAGACATGAAGAAGGAGATACAACAAATGCTGCAGAGTGCTCAGCACGAGGAAACatttgagagagagggtgtggctgTTGGAATTGGTTTCTGTTCTATCACTCACTTTGAAGCCACTTTCAGCAGACTAGTGGATTACAGTCATTTAAACCTGTTGCAGAAGACCAGAAGTTTCCTTCATATTCAAAACGAAGAGTCTGATCTTCGGGTGGACAATGCTCAAAGCACAATGGTTCTCTGCTTTGGGTATCTGGCACTCAATGCCCCACCAGACCTTGTTTTACCCCGAATCGAGGACCACATTTTTCCATTTCTAAGAGACCAACTCTGCCAACTTGGACAGCGGCTAAAAGAAGAATCCCAGGACTTGACACTGACACTGAGCCTGATAAAATCAGTGACTCTGATGGCCAGAGCAATGCAGTCCAGTAGCCACACAGTGCCCCTGAATTTCAGCAGGAAAAGGGAGTTACTGAAATACATGCAACAACTGATTGGGGCAGAGCCAACAGGATTGCTACAAATCCCTATTCAACTCTCAGCAATGAATGCTTGCCTGCATCTACTCCAAGTCAACCCAAGATTAACTGAAGCTGAAAACTGTCAGTTACTTGACATTTGCTTGAGGAGTATTTTCACTTTGGTTCCTGTGGTCTCCAGCCAGGACCAGGATGGTACACCTGTGACTCCAGAAGGGGGAGAGACACTTCACAGTGAAAGTATGGCTGCTCTACACAGGCTCCTGAAACAGGTTTTACTTCAGAACCTGTCCCCTCAGGGTTTCCAGTCCGTGTACAAGCTTGTAGATCACTGGGTAACATCACCAAGTGATTGTGAAAGGGAGAGAGCAGTAGACACCACCTTGAAACTGCTGGCTTTCTACTGGCAGGAGCTCAATGCTGAGAGTCACCAGACTGTGGACAATCCTGTAAAGAAATGGAAAATATCACCAAGGGATTGTGAAAGGGAGACAACAGTAGACACGACCTTGGAGCTGCTGAAATGTTATTTGCAGGCACTCAACACTGGAAATATAATAGCACCGATTGTCTCGGGGTCTGTAGTTGGTCGTCTGCTGCCACGATGTGCTGATCCCGTTCTCGCCGTGCGGCAGGGGGCCATGGACAGTTTACACATTCTACTGAAGTTCCAGGCCTGTTACCAAGGTTTGAGTGGAGAAGAGCAAAATGAGCAGGGGGAAATTCTGAAAACTATCGGCCAACGATTGGCGAGCACGGACAGCTCCGTCCTCTTTCAAGGATGCAGCGAGCTGGCACAGCTCATTTCCAAACACTTGCCCCAGGACCAGCTAGGAAACCTGCTCCTTACACTTTTCCAAGGCCTTGTTGACCATCACCCCATCTGTTCCAACATAGCTGCTGTTATCATGAGAAGCATTGTCGAGAGACGTGGCCCTGAGCTGCAAGATCATCTCTCAGAGACCCTCGAGGCGCTGCACCAGCAAATGCAGACAATCACCCAAGAGCAAGTGAGATTCATAGTTGTCGACACCTTCACCCTCCTCACGTCCCAGCAGCTGCCAGCCGTTGTGCGTTGTCTCCTCCGGTTCCCTGGACCTGTGGACGAGGGCACCAAGTCCATCTGGAGATTAATAGCAAAGAAAACTCAGCTGACTATTCCCACCTTAAAACAACTCATCCAAGAGATGAACACATCCGTGCCATTGAATGAAAGGAGCCATTCAGTGGCAGAGGATGACAGCCCTGATCCCCTGGCTGTTATAACTGCTGTGTATGAGATCGTCTCCCAGCTGGAGTCTGCAGAGGCTGTAAACACCTTATATTCTGGCTTGTTCTCTGCTCTCTTAGTTCATCTGAGTCCCTGTATCTGTGAATTAAGGCAGACAGAAAACCAACTGCAGACACCATCGTGCGAAAGCCAAGACCAATACCTGTCCTCTG
The genomic region above belongs to Heterodontus francisci isolate sHetFra1 chromosome 10, sHetFra1.hap1, whole genome shotgun sequence and contains:
- the LOC137374142 gene encoding maestro heat-like repeat-containing protein family member 1; amino-acid sequence: MKCRSDYALRFQECDLNPQLSEPQLIAVGILLQICHCCFTNCPLNRIIHIILYNIRAKSSRETKGDFRLSILEHRGDGCLRSAPQGIPSDQRFKLFILEDCGLEIGPRSPSFTVRLQSEEYTVITKMFPTASSKISSFLMALLKRLIDDDDLIRQEISHTIYRLGQQWPEYILLTCRYYLRQRVSLPDDQMTIILNTMEMIVKDNLSLITPSVAESLITSASMRMTTLIEAHQQSREAACNLMVTIGLRYLDEVLAVTLEDMKKGYPSHVYMVKALIRLSTVHVHGMVPFMKSILEIMIPVMMEVTSDYNKSVSAAALGAFSKNILLYEDNVETQPQPTVTIESFANEMNTAFDLLFNKWLEKEESPINIVIVEALGYTTALMPKDSLEIELPRLIPGILALYRIQSEHLAITRSLSHIIVTAISIRSQSLRTQMEALLSNLHEELCVPVDCDKWLVAENHNQILGCFTVLAQDHVNSLMEFLLPQLETNNPQNRQGTLTVLKHLIRVVPSQLESRKVQIVAGLKSALRGNNNNDNIKKLIVETIGAMAYEGFLDLEGGRTMVQFIIEQHVLSTDSRNRIPLDNDVDLVTHEDLSAQCETMLFTLTALESMEDILWPFLLQFMTLTQYSKGLKILSHCLIQLAKKKLQSGDENYFLIYKEKGNLPRPQALLTRLLLIACFPHEGEGRGSAVLRLLQVMSCNIHPATVKVWEEKIPLLVQDLMQSSEKSLPQQEWEEKLILFLSESLEAIDDERWTCQLRDDINQQITISHSYPQQKGFLFKCLGMVLQHTKSTDMKKEIQQMLQSAQHEETFEREGVAVGIGFCSITHFEATFSRLVDYSHLNLLQKTRSFLHIQNEESDLRVDNAQSTMVLCFGYLALNAPPDLVLPRIEDHIFPFLRDQLCQLGQRLKEESQDLTLTLSLIKSVTLMARAMQSSSHTVPLNFSRKRELLKYMQQLIGAEPTGLLQIPIQLSAMNACLHLLQVNPRLTEAENCQLLDICLRSIFTLVPVVSSQDQDGTPVTPEGGETLHSESMAALHRLLKQVLLQNLSPQGFQSVYKLVDHWVTSPSDCERERAVDTTLKLLAFYWQELNAESHQTVDNPVKKWKISPRDCERETTVDTTLELLKCYLQALNTGNIIAPIVSGSVVGRLLPRCADPVLAVRQGAMDSLHILLKFQACYQGLSGEEQNEQGEILKTIGQRLASTDSSVLFQGCSELAQLISKHLPQDQLGNLLLTLFQGLVDHHPICSNIAAVIMRSIVERRGPELQDHLSETLEALHQQMQTITQEQVRFIVVDTFTLLTSQQLPAVVRCLLRFPGPVDEGTKSIWRLIAKKTQLTIPTLKQLIQEMNTSVPLNERSHSVAEDDSPDPLAVITAVYEIVSQLESAEAVNTLYSGLFSALLVHLSPCICELRQTENQLQTPSCESQDQYLSSVETLKTMLNRAQNEPIVISIQEKGGWDLMQEPNTYNKGIALLAEAMGLFSQHQLLEIVMDLAPFLSTTQEGQGVTVAAFFTELSKCSFISNVDLTNILVNHLIRCLFHSSLAIRVLCARGLGNIPIGVMERHSADLLTTMTTILQSEEYHEEVFMIEVTSTLSKLLDQLGVNVVGPFCTAIAKGIRRFFEGKSAQVRAAAFTVFGSLAKCGYEPLRASFKEEIHLNLVSLLLHLDEESEDVCRACFSTLCSIAPFMDSQKVSAIIQEFSWEGSLKYEGFLNIFSSQLIKDFPRRIDSYIKCCMSFQEMVPRLRGNAAFLSAVLTQKTSRRRTWIEKLCCLRISR